In Neodiprion virginianus isolate iyNeoVirg1 chromosome 6, iyNeoVirg1.1, whole genome shotgun sequence, the genomic window GGGTGGGATTCTCGCTACTGATAAAAATATCGCAGGCTCATTTGCGAAAAAGACTTCtcagtaataataacaacaatatcaACAGCAACAAAAATTGCAGTAGAAAATCGAGCAATAACATGTTTTTCCAATTGTGATATCTGTATTGGATTTACGTGACAAGCATGAATTGACCTATGCGTCAAGAATCGCGAAAAAAATGCCTGTGTTCACCGTTTTTGAGGAAACTTTCGTCTCGTGGTCTTCGTCCCACTTAACAACGATTGGTCAAGGATTAAGAAATTGGCTTACTGTACAaggtatacatacctatgtatgcCTATCGGAAGGATTATCGTTGTATGCAAAGGAGTGTTTATACATGTGTACACACGTATCAGCGAATCGCTAATTAGCGTCATAATTTAATATCTTCGATTAGAGATTTTTTCCACAATCTCCGATTCCGCATCGGTGCCAGGTAGAAACTGCTAATTCTGAGACACTAATTAATAGTCTTTCTTAATACAGTTTTAAACGTATTCCATACTCGTAAAAATCGCCGTTTACCCTCACGCGCGATATCGCCCAGAAATATCGCATGATTAGACTTATAATTTCTCCTCTCCGTTTCTAACACACTTCCCAGAAGATATTATCAATTgtatggaatattttttcgatcttTCATCGTACGTttcatgtataaatatacacaatGATTCTGAATAGCATTAGTgtgagaaggagaaaaaaaaccaaaaaataccGGAAGAAATAGGGTCAAATTTCCGGTCAATTACCACCCTCGAATGatcttacattttttcttgCTGAACTTTTAAACCGATCAACTGATACATTCAGCGGTTGAGAAGTTTTTTTATCGCCACGTTCATTTTTCGTAATCTTCTATACGAATTCTTATTTTAAATATAACGCTTCGCCTCTGAGGCCAGTATGCGATCCGTTTCCAATCTCTTCTCTATTCCGtgaatttatacatttttcgttttaatcCCACTGAGAGGCTGCGCGTCCCATCACATCAACCtccgaaaatttgaaaattcctcTTTTGCCGAGATTTCCTAGTTCTAAAAGCTCTTTTTGAGCCGAGCCAACAGCCGTAGATCGAGGTGTCTTCTTTTTTCGGCGACtaggaattttttaaatgtgattttccaaatatttagAGTATAGCAAGCAACTTGGCATCAACATCTCGATTTTTCGACTTTCACATAACGTTGAAAATACGcgcaataaatataacaatatgTTTCGTACATATAGGAGgcaaaaaattacattttctttgaattaaTCTATCTATACAAGAgacttcaaatttaaaaaaaaatgcgatcTTAATTACTAATTAACCTATCAATACAATTTTCTGATTaattagtaaaatttcatGTCACGTCTCGTTGTCAGATTTAAGAATTGTCAGGTATTTTCAGGTCTTTAAACGCTCCGCAGCGACGTCCCTGAAAGAATCCATAGCGTGGCGCCATCTGTCGGGTTGTTTAAGAACCATCTCGTCGAAAAGTCATCGCCATGGCGTGAAACAGTAAATACACATCCAGCAGTTATGCGTAGACAGAGCGATGGGCGCGTGGTTAATTTCCGGGTGTGTAAAGTAATTTCGACGGTCGGCAAGCAGCTCGACAGCAGCTTGAGGGAGGATCATCGCATCGTCGAGGCGGTGGAGTCGTTCGGCGGCGGCGCTGCCTCGTCCGTAAGAAGACGATAATCTGACATCTTAGCCAGGAGAGGAGGAGCGAAGTCGGGGATGtcgacgacgtcgacgacggAGAATTGGTGGCGATGCTCggtgtcgtcgtcgtcggagCAGCCGGACATCAGGGGCGATCCGGCCTGGCTCGAGTTCCCGACCATTGCCAGCAGAACTAGATGCAGCCGCATCTACCTCCGGGAGCAGGCGAGGATCGTCGACAGGACGAACGTCCTCGACGACGAGGGCTTTCCCAGGCTCGGACAGAGGATCCAGAAGCGGAAGCTGACCGAGAGCCAAGCCTCGGGGGACGACGCGACTGCCGAACTCGGACACCGCCTCCGCGACCTCGACATCCACGACGAGGAGAGAAACGGCAGGAAGTCGTCGAAGAGGCCCAGGAGTATCATCTGCATCGACCTAAAGAAGTCCGTCGAGGTGAGCGAGATGAAgggtttctttttctttttttttgctctgtTCTGTTGACTTTCGAACAGGGTTTCTAGCTGTCAGGGAAATCGGGTATGTCACCTGGAATGTTCGTATTATTTTCCTCGCTGATGTACGATTCTTTGAGATGatgtagaaaattattctcaacGAGGACAATTTTGGGGGTTTGTGGGAAATTgatgaattgataaatttcgaTGGTAAGCACTGTTTGAAATTAGTTTCTTAAAATTGGAGTGCtcattgttatattatttgatcattaaatttaagtaaaattgaactgaaagaaaaattggactATCTTAACTTACGGCGGAGGCGTCtgatttctaatttttaactAACTTGTACTAGGGTAGTAAATTCGTTAGTAGAGTTAGGTTGACACAAGTCCTGGAAGAATGTATATTTTCGTCCGGAAAACCGGTAAACGTCAGGGAATTTGATATGTCGTTGACGCTAGGCGCCCTGTTCAAGATCTGCTTTAAAATCTTGAGAAATGTTTATAGTTTATAAACCGCACGCGGCAGCATTCCCGTAACCTTTGATAAATCAGTTTGTTTTCGTTGGCCGATAAGTGCGTATCAATACGCCTTGTTGTACCTGCCTGTGTGTACAACACGCTCATCCGCATAATTCTAGAGTTACAGACGACGTCACGTTCACGTAAGTGTCGATAAGGAGTGGTCGTCGCGCGAGTCGCAGGTATCGAAAAacagtatatatgtatagctgATTTAGAGCGAGCGGAACGGTCGGTGGGAGATAATCGGTACCCGTTTTCCATAAAAGCGTGATCGCTGCTGGCCAAAATCACCCGGATCACACAGTTCCGATTGTTTAACGAGTGAAAGATCTATAGGATCTATTCAAGCGTTTTTGAGGTAGCTGAACCTTCAGACAACCGACTTTTATATcttatatatacctacctacctacaaGATGACGAATAAAACACGATCCTAATGAATTTCCAGAGGCAAAGGAGTCTGTCCGAGTCGCAGACGAGCAGAATGACGCCGGCGAAGTTGCAGCGGCTTAAGCTGAACCTGAGCCTGGCGATCCGGAACCCGTTGGATTCGGATCAGGTGGTGTCGTGCAAGAGAGGAAAGCAGCGAGAGACGCCAAGGGTAGCGAGGCTATCGAACCTGAAGAGGGTGATTTTAAGGGAGCGGGAACTGAAGCGGCAGGCGAACCTCGAACGGCGAAAGGGCTTCGATGCCGAGAAGATGGGGGCGATGGCGAAGGACGTCAGCGAGATTGACTTCAACCGGTTGAAGATCAACGCGGAATCGTCTTCGACGCCGGGCATGAGGCTGTTCCTTTACGAGCGCAGGGAGCCGCGATCCTTACAATTAGACGACCAGCCGGAATCCAGCAAGGGCGACGTCTCCGGGACGCTGGAGAACTTGGCGCTCCAGAGGGAGGACGACGCTGAACCTTTGGCGGAAGTTAGCCCTGAGGACCGGGACGAGCCCATAGACATCAACGTCCTGACCAAGACATCCTGTTTGAAAATATGCGACGAGACTGGAGAGATGGTCGAGGTGTTTGTGGAGTCGAAAATGCCGCCTCCGAGtctagaaaaaaatctatctGCGACACCGAAAGATCTCCCTGCAGAACCGAAGCATTCGAGAAACTTTCGCGAGTAAGTACGATTGCATGATCTTGTTTATATGAGATCTGCGAAGTTACGTTGACGGTGGACGGACGTGCGTCAAAAAAGTGACGGGTAATTATCGACTCGTTGTCAATTTCTTTGATCgtgtattttttgaaagtgaTGAAAGTCCGTGAAAAGCTACGCCGACGCGTGAATCGGGAAACGACACAGTGACATtgcgtataataaaaatgaataaattcaatctGAGAATGATGAATCGTTGTTTGGTCGTTTGTTATTTATGTTTACACGCCTCGATTGACCCAATAGATCCAAGTCCGTCGCAACGTCTGAGGCTTGTTTAACTAGTAATTCGCAAGTCGCTGTATGAGTAAAAATCATATTTATGGTGAACAAATTACGCTAGAAATTTATATTCTAATATCAACAATCGTATATGTGTCTCGTCACGTAGTCTTATTTTGAGCTAGCATTCCGTATAAAATTCCGGATGCGTTGTATGTGTCGCACCTTTTACACATTCGATCGGCAAGATAACTGTCGTCAACAACACACAACCCTAGGCGAGTCATCGCGTACGGTAATCGAGccaaaattaatgtacacatAAAGCTGGTGACGATCGCTGATTTTATCGCAAATTGTATGTCAATCAAACTTGCGTCAGTCAATTGAGACAGCAGGCTTCGTCGGAATCATGAGACCTCGAATGAATTAATCGATATCGTCATGCCGATGTAATAAAACTGACgacgtacgtatataatacattatacgtTGAAAAACGAGCCAAGCGGACCCTTGGAATGCCGCTACATACCAATGTACGTACTTCGTAATTATCGCCGCGCCGCTTAATTGCCTCGTAATTATGATTTTACAACGGGGAACGAATGGCCGAGCGAGTTTATGGTATTCCGACGTCCGTTCCCTCATCTTATTCGTCCCGACACGTGTCACATCATCGCCTGCACGCTCGATTTGCTTCCAACATTTGTCGATCGAGCGAGTAAATTCATCTGTTACGATAACACCCACGGTCCTTTTTCATCTCTGCTGTCTCTAAGGGCCTCCTCGCAATTAATCACCCCGCACGTCCACGTGTAATCCAAAATGGGCAACAATTTTCGCCACTTTTTGCAAAGGGTATcggatataataataacaataaatctCCCCAATACGTTCATCACAATTCGCAGAGCGAAATTTCACGACCACAGATAAAAGCACGAAGAGAGGGAAGATATTATCCGTCGCATACCTATAATACGGTCAATATGGCACATTGGACTTATTTGTCGAACTGGATTATTGTTTGCTATTTCTGTTTGTCATTTGTCGGCCGTATTCTCTGTTTACCCGAGTCAGTCCCACAGCAACCAATTGTACACTCGCAGAGAATCGATCATCCCGTGTAGCTGACACGGCTTTGTGTCCGCACTTTCATCGCATCAAAGCGAATTTCCTTCgcgaaattttcaccgaaagAAAAACACGCTTCTGTTTGACAAAACATAAGCGAAAGTTAACCCTCGCATATTTCTCCCCTCAGATACTGCACGAATAATTTAACACCGGGGCTgaacgcgtcgatggaactTTTTCTGGCCGAGGTTTACCGTCTCCAGCGACGAATGTACGAGAGGGATGAGGTCAAGGGTCGTTCGAAGCGGAGGTTTTACGCCGGGTTCAAGCAGGTCATCAAGTACGTCGAGTTAAAAAAGATTAGATTCGTCGTCATCGCTCCGGACCTGGAGGGCATCCATGGCTACCCAGGTGGGTGAGAAACTCCTATTTCTGCAGAGTTACTTCTGCATCTTTGGCGCAATTTTGATTATTCCAACGCACATCTTCTTCGCGCAGGTGGCCTCCTCCAACTCGTGGGAAAACTTATTACCGCTTGCAAATTGCACGAGGTAGTTTTCTGCTTCGCCCTCAACAAACGGAAGCTGGACTACTACACCCACAGAAAGCGTAGCGTCTGCAGCTGCGTCGGTGTGTCCAACTACTCGGGAATTGAGGTTTGCCTCCTCATTTTGCCCCAAACTCACGTTCCTTTTGCTATTTGTTTTAACTTTTGagatatggaaaatttttagtcaacCAGTGGTATCTTCTTTCCAGCAGAACTCATTCAAACACCCATCGTTCAGTCTGTTTTTCGTTGAAATCTTCTACATTCATCTTTCAAATCGTTAGTTTCTCACGATTCCTGTGATTGTTAGAGTCGTTATCTGATCTGGATTATCCCAATCTACCGACGAATGGGTATTTCAAACTCTTATTTTCGTTCCCTTTCGACTCTCGTTTCTTCAGGAAATTTTCGAGAACGTGCTCACGGAATTGATACAGGCGAGGAATTCCTACGGGAAAGTAAATGTCCCTGGAGACCAAGGGGAGGCTTTGAATCCAGCGAAGAAGGACTGCGAGCACATGCTGCTATCGGCGAGAATCAATCTTCTCTTCAAATCTCTGGCCGTTGTGACCTGAAGAAGGGATTAATGTCCGAAATCAAGGCACTTCAAACCCTCACTGTCGACTTACTTGCAATTGAAAGACGACGATGACggttaattttctttcctaaACAGCCTGAATTCAAACGAGTATTACTCATGTGTATATTGACATCCAATTGCGGCTATAAAGATCGCATGTACTAACGTTACTCATGATCCGAGGGTTGCGCAGGCCTCTTAGTATGAAACACAGATCTGGCATGTATGCGCCAGTACTtttcatgtatattttttttttttatcatttattacACGAACCgtataacttttattttcaattggaAACGAGGGTAGAGATGAGAAGAAAGGGTATTCTTGAtaatattgtttataaaaCATTGGCAATGTATGGTACTATCTAGGTATAACGAAAGAAAGATATTTGTATATGATGTGCGAGACGAAGTTGGACATCAGTTGTCAATTGtgtaccttttttttattacacgtaCACATATTGTTAAGCGGATTCTCACTGCACCTCACCAACCCGTAGAAGTTGAACGAAGTGCTTATCCGGTGCACGATAATTTGGTGACACGTGATGAAAGCCGGCAAAAGAATCTCACAAAAGATATCGCGAGGTTTTGTTGGGCACATGGCGTGATCGATAAACACACCTCGTAATCTTTACCGTTACTAATCCTCGGTTACTGCTCAAATGAAATCAAAATGCCAGAAGTTacaagtacaaaaaaaaaagaaaattacttCTAGAATCTACGGAGCCCTGTAGATTGCAAATAACTTAAACTAGAAAACAAaatgagattaaaaaaaagaaacaatctTGTTCGAACGCACTGATTGTTTGCAACGAGCATTCAAAATATCACGTCATAATATATGCACGTGTACGGTATAGTTTGTACAGTTTCTATTACACcagttttctgttttttccaTGAAATCAAAATACATCGACTCGAATTCGCTCCGAGACTCATGACCTTTTACTTTTCGTAAACAGGTGTGAATGAACCTGACTTAACTccttcggtgaaaatttttgcgtaTTCGTATAACGcaggaggaaaaagaaaattgaagctTTGGAGAATATCGGTATGGTTTCTTATCAGGCAGTTGATTCAGTGAGTTTTTCTACAGCAAGGAAATTACGAATAGAGCAAATTGTAAgttattattcaattgaatgaaatcgttgaaatattaagattccagtaaaaattttgtaactttaCGGtcgtaaaaatcaaatatcttCACGGTGATTAAGATAACGATCGgattattatgaaattatCAAACACGCTGTACCAAGCAAAACGGCTCTCGTCGACATAGGTAGAAGCTACCGGACGGTTGACACTGTTCCTTACGATCCCAGGCCCACCTACTCGCGAGCACCGctctcgaaaattttcccagGCGTAAACTACTTTAAATGTTCCCGTCGACGTCCAGagaaaatagtatattgtcCGACAAGGAGGCAAACCGTCTCTTTTCGGGTCAAACGTAAGTTTGCAACATGAGTCGAATGTGAGTCGAAGGCGAATATTGGAAATACGCGGTCGAAAAGACCGTGGCCTTTTTGTTGCAcacgattttttatgtaaCGCGAGTAtattacgcgttttttcacgaaatacGAAATTGAGATTAGGATCGCCTAAGTCAAATTTGTTCGCGACGACGCATGCACGCGGTACAGAAAAGACCACTTACCTCCTAGGAATTAAAGTAGTCTTTTCAGTACTCTGCGCATACGGGTTCGCAGACTCACTCTATCGTCATGGAAACGAATACTTTGTGTACCGAAAACACACGTGAAAAACCGCGTAAAACATCCTcgcattatacatataaaagaGATAAAAAGCTCGGAACGAAATTCCCGTGCGCCTGAACCGCCTACACAGGCAACGCGGTGGTGTAACGCGGGTTGCCTGAATGACTGGGTAGCCGATTAGAAAAACGGCCAATACCGATATCGAGAGGCAGCGTTGAGTTGGTTTTCGACCGTTGCGACGACAGGCACAGGCGCGCAACCTAGCGATCGCACGATCGGCACTCGAGAGCCCGAGGCGGACGGGATTCCGTGGCGTGTCGTTGATTTCAGTCAGTCGGCCACCGCGTACCGAGCGAGAAGTATCGCAGCCGACGCCGTTAGTCCCCTTTCTCGATGCTCTTCCGCTCGACGGTCGCTGCTTTGTGACACCGTTTTGACGTTTGACGCCGGCGATCATCATCCGATTCCCCGCGATTTCCTCGCTCGGCTGTTTGTTTTTACACCTGCCTAGATACTTACTTTTGCCGTTACTTACGTACCGCGTTTCCTCTTCGTCCGCGCTGTGATTGATTTCTGTGCACCGCTACTGTGATTTCAAGGATACGGTGATCGTTCCGCCTGACCGCTTGCCTCGTCGTCGGATCGGTGCTGATCACATCCGACCACACAGTGTTCAAGGTAAGCCTGCTCCTCTTGTTTACACTCCGCCCTTCGCTCCCACGATCTTAAAGTTACTCACTGTTTTGTCCTTGTTGTCGTTTCGTCACTAATTGCAGTACACGAACCGGAATCGCATTTACTTCGATTGCATATTAAGATCCGTTCGCGATAAGGATTCGCGATCACGAAGACCCGGCAAACAATCGCATAATACGCATCGTATTTTTTGGACCTAATTAGATACGGATGGATTATGATACTGGGTACGATCGTGTCTTTGTTTACTCGAAAGTTACGGCGACTGTTGTCGATTTCGCATACTCACACCTACATTCTCGCAACCAGGAGGAGGAGAACTGCCGCGATAACAATTTCTCACCTATACAACGGATTCGCAGTAAAATCATTACCAAATCGAATTAATGTTTATCTTGTACCAAACACGTCGAGTTTCGCCTCTTacaaagagagcgagagagctGGCTTCTCCTTATCTTGCGGTCACCACCGCGTGCCGTGACGTTTACCCCAATTACGCGGAACAATGTTGCGTGATCCATCCGCACTCGACTTCTCCTTATTTGCGTTCCAATCTTTACCTTGGTTCCCAACTCGTCACGGTTTAATTTCGAATCCAGCAACGCCGACTGGATTGTAAGTAAATGCGAACACCTACCCACTTCTTGGATTCCACATGCAGGCACCACTTTTCTTTCTCACGCGGTCAACGCAACACTCGTTTGCATATTTTATCGCCTCTCGTTCAACGCTCGACATACGCGGTAAAACGATTGACTTCCGTCTACCTGCGAAGCCTCAGGATTATCGCTTGCGTCATATGCATATGAACTTGAcgtttacataattttaaagCGTATTACGCTGTGAGATTGATCTTAGTAACGTCActttaacgatgcatgtttaggaaaatcgttacttcgcaatCTCAGAATTGTCTTAAGTTCAGCTAGTAAATAGagaaaatatgtgtatattttgaaaagtaaacaCCTTGAAGGTCGATTTAGAATTGTACAACAATTCcatgatgtttcgttacggtgacgttactaacttcagccttcTATTATGCTGTCGTATCCCTTTTACGCGGTGTATTTTCTTccaaaaaagaagaatcacAACGGCCAAATCGACTTTGGTCTAACTGTAACGTAAGAAACTGAAAAAAGGACCCTTAGTCTCTAAAACAGTCCCTTGGGTGAATAAAGCGGAAAAAATGGTCCAGTGGACTACTGTTATCTCAAACTGCCCGGCCACCGCCAAGGTTTTGGATTTGTTTAATGCTCTGCGGTTCGTACGGAATAACAGGACATAACGTAGATACATAACGCGATTGCAATCCGCAGTATAATCTAAACTGCCGAACTCGTATCAGTCGGTTAACCTTCGGACAAAGAGTGGAATGCGTGTATATCCCCTAAGTGGGATTATAAGCGGGTACCCTCATACCTGTGAAATGCCAGGGGCTTTTGTTGTGTCTAAAGAAACTggccttccttccttccttccttccttgcGAAGTAAATATGGAAATGGAAATGCTGCGGGCGAAATGTAGGTACGGTTGATATTTTTGCGAACATCAAATTTACttaaggagaaaaaaacacCAGGGTATTGAAAAGATAAATTGTCAAAGCGATTGGCAGAGGTTGTTACAGAGATTGGGATCGTGAATTCTATATACAGACCGTTTTGAGTGGTTAGGGATTTTTACGACAGGATGTTGCGGATTACTTTCTACATTTCCGAAATGCCAACTTTTATCTTTCAGAAACGATATAAGGGGTCGTTTTCCAGTCGGCTGTGATGACTAACGCGGCTGTTGTACATATTTAGGTATAATATCAGTATCGCTGCTGAGAAATTCCATGCGCAGTACGATTCCTCTTATATTTTGATGTGTAGTCAC contains:
- the LOC124307159 gene encoding selenocysteine insertion sequence-binding protein 2-like, which gives rise to MSTTSTTENWWRCSVSSSSEQPDIRGDPAWLEFPTIASRTRCSRIYLREQARIVDRTNVLDDEGFPRLGQRIQKRKLTESQASGDDATAELGHRLRDLDIHDEERNGRKSSKRPRSIICIDLKKSVERQRSLSESQTSRMTPAKLQRLKLNLSLAIRNPLDSDQVVSCKRGKQRETPRVARLSNLKRVILRERELKRQANLERRKGFDAEKMGAMAKDVSEIDFNRLKINAESSSTPGMRLFLYERREPRSLQLDDQPESSKGDVSGTLENLALQREDDAEPLAEVSPEDRDEPIDINVLTKTSCLKICDETGEMVEVFVESKMPPPSLEKNLSATPKDLPAEPKHSRNFREYCTNNLTPGLNASMELFLAEVYRLQRRMYERDEVKGRSKRRFYAGFKQVIKYVELKKIRFVVIAPDLEGIHGYPGGLLQLVGKLITACKLHEVVFCFALNKRKLDYYTHRKRSVCSCVGVSNYSGIEEIFENVLTELIQARNSYGKVNVPGDQGEALNPAKKDCEHMLLSARINLLFKSLAVVT